A genomic stretch from Oreochromis aureus strain Israel breed Guangdong linkage group 17, ZZ_aureus, whole genome shotgun sequence includes:
- the ints13 gene encoding integrator complex subunit 13: MLFPDREALPSQVFHQICKMKMFSVAHKTVFVVDHCPYMAESSRQQVECDVLTKSRAQGVIPLAPVSKSLWTCAVECSMEYCRILYDIYPKDKLVNYIVSDSEFHILNSWRREDQSTHELMSALAAVGPPNPREDPECCSILHGLVAAVESLCKITELQHEKRIALMDTAERVANRGRIICLTNAKSDTHVRMLEDCIQETIIEQNKLAAGSDRLMAIQQCELVLVHIYPQGEDTLVSDRPKKEISPLLTSEVHSVRAGRHLATKLNILVQQHFDLASTTITNIPMKEEQHANTSANYDVELLHHRDAHLEFFKSGDLHMAGTSTRENGLKETVTLKWCTPRTNSIELHYCTGAYRISPTDVNSRPSSCLTNFLLNGRSVLLEQPRKSGSKVISHMLSSHGGEIFLHVLNSNRSTLEDPPSISEGCGGRVTDYRITDFGEFMRENRLTPVSESSHDPSGKLPAERAKAQLERHTRYWPMIISQTTIFNMQAVVPLANLIVKETLTDEDVLTCQKTVYNLVDMERKNDPLPISTVGSRGKGPKRDEQYRIMWNELETLVKTHAGATDRHQRVLDCIIACRSKPPEEEDRKKRGRKREEREDRTEKNGNKEMDDKSWQDSERLKGLMDKDEQESEVIKDSPDSPEPLNKKPRLTSEEIQPPERSKGPVSLLTMWSNRITAVNSRKHQEFFGRASSVNNKFELYQHLKDENGMDVHENGKATR; the protein is encoded by the exons ATGTTGTTTCCTGACCGGGAAGCGTTACCTTCCCAAGTTTTCCACCAG ATTTGCAAAATGAAGATGTTCTCTGTGGCACACAAGACTGTCTTCGTAGTGGATCACTGTCCCTACATGGCAGAGTCCAGTCGTCAGCAGGTGGAGTGTGATGTGCTGACAAAGAGCCGAGCTCAAGGGGTCATTCCTTTGGCCCCGGTGTCAAAGTCCCTGTGGACTTGCGCAGTGGAGTGCTCCATGGAGTACTGCCGGATCCTCTATGATATTTATCCAAAGGACAAACTG GTTAATTACATTGTGAGTGATTCAGAGTTTCACATACTGAATAGCTGGAGGAGGGAAGATCAGAGCACTCATGAG CTCATGTCAGCTCTGGCAGCTGTTGGGCCACCAAACCCTCGCGAGGACCCGGAGTGCTGCAGCATCTTGCATGGGCTGGTAGCTGCAGTGGAGTCATTATGTAAGATCACAGAGCTGCAGCATGAGAAGCGCATCGCTCTGATGGACACAGCTGAGAGAGTTGCTAACAGAGGCCGTATTATCTGCCTAACTAATGCTAAAAG CGACACACATGTGCGCATGCTGGAAGACTGCATCCAGGAAACTATTATAGAGCAAAACAAGCTGGCAGCAGGCTCAGACAG GCTCATGGCCATCCAGCAGTGTGAGCTGGTTCTAGTTCACATCTACCCACAGGGTGAGGACACACTGGTGTCTGACCGGCCCAAGAAAGAG ATCTCTCCTCTGCTCACCAGTGAGGTGCACAGTGTTCGAGCTGGGAGGCACCTGGCCACCAAACTCAACATTTTGGTCCAGCAGCACTTTGACTTGGCCTCCACCACCATAACGAACATCCCCATGAAG GAAGAGCAGCATGCCAACACGTCGGCTAATTATGACGTTGAGCTCTTGCATCACCGAGACGCTCACCTCGAGTTCTTTAAAAGTG GAGACTTACACATGGCGGGGACCAGCACTCGAGAAAATGGACTCAAGGAGACGGTTACATTAAAATGGTGTACTCCACGAACAAACAGCATAG aGCTACATTACTGCACAGGAGCCTATCGCATCTCCCCCACAGATGTCAACAGTCGTCCCTCGTCATGCTTGACCAATTTTCTCCTTAATG GTCGATCCGTGTTGCTGGAGCAGCCGAGGAAGTCAGGTTCAAAGGTAATCAGCCACATGCTCAGTAGCCATGGAGGCGAGATTTTCCTGCACGTGCTCAACAGCAACCGCTCCACCCTAGAGGACCCGCCCTCCATCAGCGAGGGCTGCGGAGGCCGTGTGACAGACTACCGCATCACT GATTTTGGTGAATTTATGAGGGAGAACCGGCTAACTCCTGTGTCAGAATCTTCCCATGATCCCTCAGGGAAGCTGCCAGCTGAGAGGGCCAAAGCTCAGCTGGAGCGCCACACTCGATACTGGCCAATGATCATCTCCCAGACCACCATCTTCAACATGCAGGCA GTGGTTCCTCTGGCTAACCTGATAGTAAAAGAGACTTTGACTGATGAGGACGTTCTCACCTGCCAGAAGACCGTTTACAACCTGGTAGATATGGAGAGAAAGAACGACCCACTCCCCATTTCCACTGTAGGATCTAGAGGCAAAGGCCCCAAGAG GGATGAGCAGTACCGCATAATGTGGAATGAGCTGGAAACATTAGTGAAGACTCACGCCGGGGCGACTGACAGGCACCAGCGAGTTCTGGATTGCATCATTGCCTGCCGCAGCAAACCTCCAGAGGAGGAGGACCGGAagaagagagggaggaagagagaggagagggaggacagGACAGAGAAAAACGGAAACAAGGAGATGGACGACAAAAGCTGGCAGGACTCAGAGAG ACTAAAGGGTTTGATGGATAAAGATGAGCAGGAGTCGGAGGTCATTAAGGATTCCCCAGACTCACCAGAGCCGCTCAACAAAAAGCCTCGCTTAACCTCAGAGGAGATTCAGCCTCCAGAAAGATCGAAAG GTCCTGTCTCACTCCTCACTATGTGGAGCAACCGAATCACTGCAGTCAATTCCAGGAAGCACCAAGAGTTTTTTGGAAGAGCCAGCTCCGTGAACAACAAGTTTGAGTTGTACCAGCACCTCAAAGATGAGAACGG GATGGATGTTCATGAAAATGGGAAGGCCACCAGATGA